The following is a genomic window from Solanum stenotomum isolate F172 chromosome 4, ASM1918654v1, whole genome shotgun sequence.
TGGTTTAGGTAAAGGTGGTGGACTTGGTGGTGGGGCTGGATTAGGAGGTGGTGGTGGAGCTGGAGGAGGACTAGGTGGAGGTGGTGGACTTGGTGGTGGAGCTGGTGGAGGAGTAGGTGGTGGTGCCGGAGGAGGACTTGGTGGAGGTGGTGGATTTGGTGGTGGTGCTGGTGGTGGAGGAGGATTAGGTGGAGGTGCTGGTGGTGGTGCTGGAGGTGGTTTTGGTGCAGGTGGAGGAGCCGGAGGTGGTCTAGGTGGAGGTGGAGGCGGAGGatttggtggtggtggaggtggtggcattggtggtggtggaggtgcCGGAGGAGGTTTTGGTGGTGGTGCAGGTGGAGGCGTTGGTGGAGGTATaggaggtggaggtggaggcggatttggtggtggtggaggcATTGGTGGTGGTCATTAGTTCATCAATATATAGTTCTTCAAATTATGTTTTGCatgaactatatatataagaatgtGATCAAAATGTTAAATATAATTATGTACTTTTGTAGTTCTATTTTTTTGTGAGAGTCCTTTGTAAAAGTACTTAAACAAGAGTGTATCATTATTTATccattatatcaaagtaaatttGTCCTTTAAAGCTTCTTTACATGTTATTATAACATGTAAAAT
Proteins encoded in this region:
- the LOC125861936 gene encoding glycine-rich cell wall structural protein 1-like — its product is MGLSCFSLGGYLLLLVLFVDCVVFADHVNGVGDEKLLFGERKFGKHFGGGGGLGGGGGLGGGGGLGGGGGLGGGGGLGKGGGLGGGAGLGGGGGAGGGLGGGGGLGGGAGGGVGGGAGGGLGGGGGFGGGAGGGGGLGGGAGGGAGGGFGAGGGAGGGLGGGGGGGFGGGGGGGIGGGGGAGGGFGGGAGGGVGGGIGGGGGGGFGGGGGIGGGH